One Arthrobacter sp. StoSoilB19 DNA window includes the following coding sequences:
- a CDS encoding MarR family transcriptional regulator: MSVAPATAADLVSNIYDLQRALRCVTMINIKGQDTGIALQGVLKFIGEGETRAAHLAERLGVSPPVLSRHVAELADAGLVVRTPDPDDGRAQLLALSPRGKEKLAELVRHRAETLQAYLADWNEDDAVATAAMLSKLTTSLKNSIRARAAGTTIEHETQESING; encoded by the coding sequence ATGTCTGTCGCACCGGCCACTGCAGCCGACCTCGTCAGCAACATCTATGACCTCCAGCGCGCATTGCGCTGCGTCACCATGATCAACATCAAGGGCCAGGACACGGGCATCGCCCTCCAGGGCGTGCTCAAGTTCATCGGCGAAGGGGAGACCCGTGCCGCGCACCTGGCTGAGCGGCTGGGGGTCAGCCCTCCGGTGCTGAGCCGGCATGTGGCGGAGCTGGCGGACGCGGGCCTGGTGGTCCGCACCCCGGATCCGGACGACGGCCGGGCCCAGCTGCTGGCACTCTCCCCGCGCGGCAAGGAAAAGCTTGCGGAGTTGGTGCGGCACCGGGCGGAGACCCTGCAGGCCTACCTCGCCGACTGGAACGAGGACGACGCCGTGGCAACAGCCGCGATGCTGAGCAAGCTCACCACATCCCTGAAGAATTCCATCCGGGCAAGGGCGGCCGGAACCACCATTGAACACGAAACGCAGGAGTCCATTAATGGCTAA
- a CDS encoding thioesterase family protein, translating into MRWGDMDAYGHINNVQIVRMLEEARIAAFGPPRGAGLPGVEPPVSLFNDVPAGTMALVVDHKIRYVRTLEYRNIPAVVQLWIGAVKGASFDIHYLLQDPVTREDCVKASSHLAFVDETTGRVQRLSQEQKERMAPYRQ; encoded by the coding sequence ATGCGCTGGGGAGACATGGACGCCTACGGCCATATCAACAATGTCCAGATCGTCAGGATGCTGGAGGAGGCGAGGATCGCCGCCTTCGGGCCGCCCCGGGGCGCGGGTCTGCCCGGTGTGGAGCCGCCGGTATCGCTGTTCAACGACGTTCCGGCCGGAACCATGGCGCTGGTGGTGGATCACAAGATCCGCTACGTCCGGACGCTGGAGTACCGCAACATTCCGGCGGTGGTGCAGCTCTGGATCGGCGCCGTCAAGGGAGCCAGCTTCGATATCCACTACCTGCTCCAGGACCCCGTCACCCGCGAGGACTGCGTGAAGGCGAGCAGCCACCTGGCGTTCGTGGACGAAACGACCGGCCGGGTGCAGAGACTCAGCCAGGAACAAAAGGAACGGATGGCCCCCTACAGGCAGTAA
- a CDS encoding thiamine pyrophosphate-binding protein encodes MTELAAPAPAEVRGARNGGDLVVETLEALGAKTVFGIPGQHALGLFDAMGRGNLHFVSSRIENNSAFAADGYSRATGEVGVLFLSTGPGALTSLAGLQEAYATGVPMVVVASQIPLEGLGARRKGMLHQLDDQKASAANVTKSQRLIQHASGIPSAIQDAWTEAISSPQGPVWLEIPQNVLLDPIMVPPVEDALAEAADNPPRIELVREAVKWLEAARRPAIIAGGGTRRGKAEKSLLSIAEKLRAPVICTPGGNGAFPWNHELSLQAWIEDRYMTDVLEDADVLVVIGSSLGEVTSNYFTFEPRGRIIQIDAEPRVLESNRPGLGIRADAGQALAALDEALQPGRAAAPDWHGATPESLVQESLAKVRARLESQDLGKELKFMADIREAVPADMQTFWDMTIAAYWGWSCWDARQGQFHSAQGAGGLGFAFPGAIGAAVGLETQGRPGRVLAVSGDGSSMYSIAELATAKQHNVPVTWLIVDDGGYGILREYMVGAFGKATATELARPDFVRLAESFGIPATRVAPEDVGDALKAGFAGDGPNVVVVETLLKMFGPTHLGD; translated from the coding sequence GTGACCGAACTGGCGGCACCCGCCCCCGCAGAGGTAAGGGGTGCCCGCAATGGCGGGGACCTCGTCGTCGAGACCCTCGAAGCGTTGGGTGCCAAGACGGTGTTCGGCATCCCGGGGCAGCATGCCCTGGGACTGTTCGACGCGATGGGACGCGGCAACCTGCACTTCGTTTCCTCCCGGATCGAGAACAACAGCGCCTTTGCCGCGGACGGCTACTCCCGCGCCACCGGGGAAGTGGGTGTGCTGTTCCTGTCCACCGGCCCCGGCGCGCTGACGTCCCTGGCCGGCCTGCAGGAGGCTTACGCCACGGGTGTGCCCATGGTGGTGGTGGCCAGCCAGATTCCCCTGGAGGGGCTGGGTGCCCGACGCAAGGGCATGCTGCACCAGCTTGATGACCAGAAGGCGTCGGCGGCGAACGTGACCAAGAGCCAGCGCTTGATCCAGCATGCCTCGGGCATCCCGTCCGCCATCCAGGACGCCTGGACCGAGGCCATCTCCTCGCCGCAGGGCCCGGTCTGGCTGGAGATTCCGCAAAACGTGCTGCTGGATCCCATTATGGTGCCTCCAGTGGAGGATGCCTTGGCGGAGGCAGCGGACAACCCGCCGCGGATCGAACTGGTGCGGGAGGCCGTGAAGTGGCTGGAAGCAGCCAGGCGCCCGGCAATCATTGCAGGAGGCGGCACCCGCCGCGGCAAGGCGGAGAAGTCCCTCCTGTCCATCGCGGAGAAACTCCGCGCTCCCGTGATTTGCACGCCGGGCGGCAATGGCGCGTTCCCCTGGAACCACGAGTTGTCCCTCCAGGCCTGGATCGAGGACCGCTACATGACCGACGTCCTGGAGGACGCCGACGTCCTGGTGGTGATCGGCTCCTCGCTGGGCGAGGTGACGTCCAACTACTTCACGTTCGAACCACGCGGGCGGATCATCCAGATCGACGCCGAACCGCGGGTGCTGGAATCCAACCGGCCTGGCCTTGGCATCCGTGCCGACGCCGGGCAGGCGCTCGCGGCCCTTGATGAAGCACTGCAGCCCGGCAGGGCCGCGGCCCCGGACTGGCATGGTGCCACCCCGGAGTCGCTGGTGCAGGAATCGCTCGCCAAGGTCCGCGCCCGGCTGGAATCCCAGGACCTGGGCAAGGAACTGAAGTTCATGGCCGACATCCGCGAGGCCGTGCCGGCGGACATGCAGACCTTCTGGGACATGACCATTGCCGCCTACTGGGGCTGGTCCTGCTGGGACGCGCGGCAGGGGCAGTTCCACTCAGCCCAGGGCGCCGGCGGCCTGGGCTTCGCGTTTCCCGGCGCCATTGGAGCGGCCGTGGGATTGGAAACCCAGGGGAGGCCGGGCCGGGTACTCGCCGTGTCCGGCGATGGCTCCTCGATGTATTCCATCGCCGAACTGGCTACGGCGAAACAGCACAACGTGCCGGTCACCTGGCTGATCGTAGACGACGGCGGCTACGGCATCCTGCGTGAATACATGGTGGGTGCCTTCGGCAAGGCAACCGCTACCGAACTGGCCCGCCCGGACTTCGTCAGGCTTGCCGAGTCCTTCGGCATTCCCGCCACCCGGGTTGCCCCGGAGGATGTGGGGGACGCGCTGAAGGCGGGCTTCGCCGGGGACGGGCCCAACGTCGTCGTGGTTGAGACGCTTTTAAAGATGTTCGGGCCCACCCACCTGGGCGACTGA
- a CDS encoding ABC transporter ATP-binding protein — protein MLLTLIRRYSKPYLPYILAVLVFQLASTIAALYLPSLNAQIIDEGVARGDTDFIWRTGAVMLLVAFAQIAAAIAGVYFGSRTAMAVGRDLRRAVFRKVTSFSAKDVNAFGAPTLITRGTNDVQQVQMLLLMALNFMVATPIMCIGGIIMALREDINLSWLVWVSVPLLAVVVGYLVVRLMPLFRSMQRKIDRINAVLREQIIGIRVVRAFVREPYETDRFGGANKELTDVSLRIGALFVLMFPAISMILHLSTAAVLWFGGQRVDAGAMQVGSLTAFLQYLLQILMAVMMGTFMAMMIPRASVCADRIGEVLGVEPSIHDPERPEAPASLQGVVEYRNVTFAYPGAESPVLSNISFTARPGQTIAIIGSTGAGKTSLLSLLPRLYDAAEGQVLLDGVPVDRLDRAEITKRVALVPQRPYLFSGTIGHNLRFGKTEATDEELWDALRTAQGESFVREKKNGLDSRISQGGTNVSGGQRQRLCIARALVTKPRVYLFDDSFSALDVATDARLRAALKRTTSDATVIIVAQRISTITEADQILVLDNGRIVDRGTHEELLETSPTYQEIVESQLSVEEVA, from the coding sequence ATGCTCCTCACCCTTATACGGCGCTACTCCAAACCGTATTTGCCGTACATCCTGGCTGTCCTCGTTTTCCAGCTCGCGTCCACCATTGCCGCCCTGTATCTGCCCAGCCTGAATGCGCAGATCATTGACGAAGGGGTGGCCCGCGGAGACACCGATTTCATCTGGCGCACCGGTGCAGTGATGCTCCTGGTGGCCTTCGCCCAGATAGCTGCGGCCATTGCCGGCGTCTACTTCGGCTCCAGGACGGCCATGGCGGTGGGCCGCGACCTGCGCCGCGCAGTGTTCCGCAAAGTCACCAGCTTCTCCGCCAAGGACGTCAACGCGTTCGGCGCTCCCACGCTCATCACCCGCGGCACCAACGATGTCCAGCAGGTGCAGATGCTCCTGCTGATGGCGCTGAACTTCATGGTCGCCACCCCCATCATGTGCATCGGCGGCATCATCATGGCGCTGCGTGAGGACATCAACCTCTCCTGGCTGGTGTGGGTGTCCGTCCCGCTGCTGGCCGTGGTGGTGGGGTACCTGGTGGTCCGCCTCATGCCGCTGTTCCGCTCCATGCAGCGGAAGATCGACCGGATCAACGCCGTCCTGCGCGAACAGATCATCGGTATCCGCGTGGTCCGGGCCTTCGTCCGCGAACCGTATGAGACGGACCGGTTCGGTGGCGCCAACAAGGAACTCACGGACGTCTCCCTCCGCATCGGCGCCCTGTTCGTCCTGATGTTCCCGGCCATCAGCATGATCCTGCATCTGTCCACTGCCGCTGTGCTGTGGTTTGGCGGGCAGCGGGTGGACGCCGGTGCCATGCAGGTGGGGTCGCTGACCGCATTCCTGCAGTACCTGCTGCAGATCCTGATGGCCGTCATGATGGGCACGTTCATGGCAATGATGATCCCGCGCGCCTCAGTCTGTGCTGACCGCATCGGCGAGGTGCTCGGCGTCGAACCTTCCATCCACGACCCCGAGCGTCCCGAAGCCCCGGCCTCCCTGCAAGGCGTGGTTGAGTACCGCAACGTCACGTTCGCCTACCCGGGAGCCGAGTCCCCGGTGCTCAGCAACATCAGCTTCACTGCACGCCCCGGCCAGACCATCGCCATCATTGGGTCAACCGGTGCCGGCAAAACGTCCCTCCTTTCCCTCCTGCCGCGGTTGTACGACGCCGCAGAAGGCCAGGTGCTGCTTGACGGCGTCCCGGTGGACAGGCTGGACCGCGCGGAGATCACCAAACGCGTCGCCCTGGTGCCGCAGCGTCCCTACTTGTTCTCCGGCACCATCGGGCACAACCTCCGGTTCGGCAAGACCGAGGCGACCGACGAGGAACTGTGGGATGCGCTCCGGACAGCCCAGGGTGAATCATTTGTCCGGGAAAAGAAGAACGGACTCGATTCCCGGATCTCGCAGGGCGGCACCAACGTCTCCGGCGGCCAGCGCCAGCGCCTGTGCATCGCCCGCGCGCTGGTGACCAAACCGCGCGTCTACCTGTTTGACGACTCCTTCTCCGCCCTGGACGTTGCCACCGACGCCCGGCTCCGTGCCGCCCTCAAACGCACCACCTCGGACGCCACGGTGATCATCGTGGCCCAGCGGATCTCCACCATTACCGAGGCTGACCAGATCCTGGTCCTGGACAACGGGCGGATCGTTGACCGTGGAACCCATGAGGAACTGTTGGAAACCTCACCCACCTACCAGGAAATCGTCGAATCCCAGCTGAGTGTGGAGGAAGTGGCATGA
- a CDS encoding MDR family MFS transporter: MANVTAAADQEQERQRQRSAKQESRQSKRHEPGAPMNHRQIMEALTGLLAAFFTAILSSTIVANALPTIMSELKGTQTDFAWVITAALLANAATTPIWGKLADLFDKKVLVQLSIVIFVAGSVMAGFSENIPFLLTARVIQGIAMGGLTALAQAIIGSIIPPRERGKYSGYMGAVMAVGTAGGPLLGGFIVDSSLGWRWTFFVCVPLAVVALILLQVTLKVPHIKRPAKIDWLGAILLTSGVSLLLVWVSFAGKADYYDWWSWQTAVMVGGGVLLLALLVLVESKVSQPIIPLKIISERTTALAIVASVAVGVAMFGSSTFLGQYYQVARGATPTEAGLLTLPMIAGNLVGSVLSGQLISRYGKWKRFLIGGTVLLIGGLALAGTMDHTTELWLTGLYTGIFGIGLGMLMQNLVLAVQNTVQAKDIGSASASVAFFRSVGGAIGVSVLGAVMANHVKNLATDGLSKLGIQASGNSGASMDLKDLPAPVADIMRAAYGDATAGIFMISAVVSAVALIAVIFIKEVPLRRTVDITPEATLQANAAGEAGMTAMTGQLPVVPPVGNAPGNGLPARSATPAGLGSAPARMYDGGAAAAAAASGRVATEDFEEVFARSFRSEGLDLRSADTMDKAADAVASAAATLQKLQDTQHLLARQQAELGGLVLDIQEQLRSQQDVAARQAATAAELSRMQRKLLKERKIQAAAALYLAGRGKHSAAAPDAPSADALSAEAPSAGAGS, from the coding sequence ATGGCTAACGTCACCGCCGCCGCGGACCAGGAACAGGAGCGCCAGCGCCAACGCAGCGCCAAACAGGAGTCGCGGCAATCCAAGCGCCACGAACCCGGCGCACCCATGAACCACCGGCAGATCATGGAGGCCCTGACCGGTCTCCTCGCTGCCTTCTTTACCGCAATCCTCAGCAGCACCATCGTGGCCAACGCGCTGCCCACCATCATGTCCGAGCTCAAGGGCACCCAGACGGACTTCGCGTGGGTCATCACAGCCGCGCTGCTGGCCAACGCAGCAACCACCCCCATCTGGGGCAAGCTCGCCGACCTCTTCGACAAAAAGGTCCTGGTCCAGCTCAGCATCGTGATTTTCGTGGCCGGCTCGGTGATGGCAGGCTTCTCCGAAAACATCCCGTTCCTGCTCACCGCCCGCGTGATCCAGGGCATCGCCATGGGTGGGCTGACTGCCCTGGCCCAGGCGATCATCGGCTCCATCATTCCGCCGCGTGAACGCGGCAAGTACTCCGGCTACATGGGTGCCGTCATGGCCGTCGGTACCGCCGGCGGACCGCTGCTGGGCGGCTTCATCGTGGACAGCTCGCTTGGCTGGCGCTGGACGTTCTTCGTCTGCGTGCCGCTCGCCGTCGTCGCCCTGATCCTGCTCCAGGTCACGCTCAAGGTTCCGCACATCAAGCGCCCGGCCAAGATCGACTGGCTCGGTGCCATCCTGCTCACCTCCGGCGTCAGCCTGCTCCTGGTCTGGGTCTCCTTCGCAGGCAAAGCCGACTACTACGACTGGTGGTCCTGGCAGACCGCGGTAATGGTGGGCGGCGGCGTCCTCCTGCTCGCACTGCTGGTCCTGGTTGAATCCAAGGTCTCGCAGCCGATCATCCCGCTGAAGATCATCTCCGAACGCACCACCGCGCTGGCCATCGTGGCATCCGTTGCCGTGGGCGTGGCCATGTTCGGCTCCTCCACCTTCCTGGGCCAGTACTACCAGGTGGCCCGCGGCGCCACGCCCACCGAGGCGGGCCTGCTGACCCTGCCCATGATCGCCGGCAACCTGGTCGGTTCCGTCCTGTCCGGCCAGCTGATCAGCCGCTACGGCAAGTGGAAGCGCTTCCTGATCGGCGGCACCGTCCTGCTGATCGGCGGCTTGGCGCTAGCCGGAACCATGGACCACACCACCGAACTCTGGCTGACCGGCCTTTATACCGGCATCTTCGGCATCGGCCTGGGCATGCTGATGCAGAACCTGGTCCTCGCCGTGCAGAACACGGTCCAGGCCAAGGACATCGGTTCCGCGAGTGCCTCCGTCGCGTTCTTCCGCTCGGTGGGCGGCGCCATCGGCGTGTCCGTCCTGGGCGCCGTCATGGCCAACCACGTCAAGAACCTGGCCACCGATGGACTGTCGAAGCTGGGCATCCAGGCTTCCGGCAACAGCGGCGCCAGCATGGACCTCAAGGACCTGCCCGCACCGGTCGCGGACATCATGCGGGCGGCCTACGGTGACGCGACTGCCGGCATCTTCATGATTTCCGCGGTCGTGAGCGCGGTTGCCCTCATCGCCGTGATCTTCATCAAGGAGGTGCCGCTGCGCAGGACCGTGGACATCACCCCCGAGGCCACACTGCAGGCCAACGCCGCCGGCGAAGCCGGAATGACCGCCATGACCGGCCAGCTGCCCGTGGTCCCGCCGGTCGGGAACGCCCCCGGGAACGGACTGCCCGCAAGGAGTGCCACACCTGCAGGGCTGGGTTCAGCGCCGGCCAGGATGTACGACGGCGGTGCTGCCGCTGCTGCGGCGGCGTCCGGGCGGGTGGCCACGGAGGACTTCGAGGAAGTCTTCGCCAGGAGCTTCCGTTCCGAAGGGCTGGACCTGCGCTCTGCCGACACGATGGACAAGGCTGCCGACGCGGTGGCCAGCGCCGCCGCCACCCTGCAGAAACTGCAGGACACCCAGCACCTGCTGGCCCGCCAGCAGGCGGAACTGGGCGGCCTGGTGCTGGACATCCAGGAACAGCTGCGCTCCCAGCAGGACGTGGCGGCCAGGCAGGCGGCCACCGCGGCAGAGCTCAGCAGGATGCAGCGCAAGCTCCTGAAGGAGCGCAAGATCCAGGCAGCGGCCGCGCTGTACCTGGCAGGGCGCGGGAAGCACAGTGCCGCAGCGCCTGACGCACCGTCAGCCGATGCCCTGTCAGCCGAGGCTCCGTCCGCCGGGGCCGGCTCCTAG
- a CDS encoding ABC transporter ATP-binding protein, whose translation MSVQPPAGEAQPGAGQPEDDDYVEEEFQPTEADGGMFGAMPAKKAEHFWPAAKRLMGLLKPEALGIYAVVGLVVISVVLNVIAPKILGQAMDVIFAGVVGKQLPAGASKEQFVAGLRQQGQDNFADMVARMELVPGTGINFDKLTMLIAIVLLMYFVANIFMWLQGYVLNRIVMKVIRRLRDDTEAKLNRLPLNYFDTRQRGDVLSRVTNDVDNIQQALQQAFAQLVNSVLSVVGIVIMMFIVSWQLALIALIALPLSGVAAGLIGVRSQKLFAAQWKNTGSLNGQIEESFSGHDLVRVFGRDADMLARFEERNEALYKASFGAQFVSGIIFPVMQFVSYLSYVGIAVVGGLRVASGAMSLGDATAFIQYSREFTQPLGQMAGMANMLQSGVASSERVFEFLDADEQDAETATEHLPPKTDGHVDFRNVTFSYTPDKPLIENLSFTAEPGNTVAIVGPTGAGKTTLVNLVMRFYELNAGSIMLDGVDITHLSRSELRSKVGMVLQDAWLFGGSIYDNIRYGNLNATHEQVMAAAKATFVDRFVRALPEGYNTVIDEEGNNVSAGEKQLITIARAFVANPSLLILDEATSSVDTRTELLVQKAMAALRSDRTSFVIAHRLSTIRDADTILVMENGQIVEQGNHQVLLDARGAYHRLYMSQFAGADAGEVPVDDSTAVRS comes from the coding sequence ATGTCCGTCCAGCCGCCCGCGGGGGAGGCACAACCGGGCGCAGGGCAGCCGGAGGATGACGACTACGTCGAAGAGGAGTTCCAGCCCACCGAAGCCGACGGCGGCATGTTCGGTGCCATGCCGGCCAAGAAAGCCGAGCATTTCTGGCCGGCTGCCAAACGTCTCATGGGGCTGCTGAAGCCCGAAGCGCTGGGCATCTATGCCGTGGTGGGCCTGGTGGTCATCTCCGTGGTCCTCAACGTCATCGCCCCCAAGATCCTGGGCCAGGCCATGGACGTGATCTTCGCCGGGGTGGTTGGCAAACAACTTCCCGCCGGGGCCAGCAAGGAGCAGTTCGTTGCCGGCCTCCGGCAGCAGGGGCAGGACAACTTTGCGGACATGGTGGCCCGCATGGAACTTGTGCCCGGCACCGGCATCAACTTCGACAAGCTCACCATGCTCATCGCCATCGTGCTGCTCATGTACTTCGTGGCGAACATCTTCATGTGGCTGCAGGGGTACGTGCTGAACCGGATCGTCATGAAGGTCATCCGGCGGCTGCGCGATGACACCGAGGCCAAGCTGAACCGGCTTCCCCTGAACTACTTCGACACCCGGCAGCGCGGCGACGTGCTGTCCCGGGTGACCAACGACGTCGACAACATCCAGCAGGCACTCCAGCAGGCCTTCGCCCAACTGGTCAATTCCGTGCTGAGCGTGGTGGGCATCGTGATCATGATGTTCATCGTCTCCTGGCAGCTGGCCCTGATTGCCCTGATCGCGCTTCCGCTGTCCGGAGTGGCCGCTGGCCTGATCGGAGTCCGGAGCCAGAAGCTCTTTGCTGCCCAGTGGAAGAACACCGGGTCATTGAACGGCCAGATCGAGGAGTCCTTTTCCGGGCACGACCTGGTCCGCGTCTTCGGCCGCGATGCGGACATGCTGGCCCGGTTCGAGGAACGCAACGAGGCCCTTTACAAGGCAAGCTTTGGGGCGCAGTTCGTGTCCGGAATCATCTTCCCCGTCATGCAGTTCGTCTCCTACTTGAGCTACGTGGGCATCGCAGTGGTGGGCGGCCTGCGGGTGGCATCCGGCGCCATGTCCCTGGGTGATGCCACCGCGTTCATCCAGTACTCCCGTGAGTTCACCCAGCCCCTGGGCCAGATGGCGGGCATGGCCAACATGCTGCAGTCCGGCGTGGCATCCTCCGAGCGCGTCTTCGAATTCCTGGACGCCGACGAACAGGACGCCGAGACCGCCACCGAACACCTGCCGCCGAAGACCGACGGGCATGTGGACTTCCGGAACGTCACCTTCAGCTACACCCCGGACAAGCCGCTCATCGAGAACCTGTCCTTCACGGCAGAGCCCGGCAACACAGTGGCGATCGTGGGGCCCACGGGCGCCGGCAAGACCACGCTGGTGAACCTGGTGATGCGGTTCTACGAGCTCAACGCCGGCTCCATCATGCTCGACGGCGTGGACATTACGCACCTCAGCCGCTCCGAGCTGCGCTCCAAAGTGGGTATGGTCCTCCAGGACGCGTGGCTGTTCGGCGGCTCCATCTACGACAACATCCGCTACGGCAACCTCAACGCCACGCACGAGCAGGTGATGGCCGCCGCGAAGGCCACCTTCGTGGACCGCTTCGTGCGGGCGCTGCCCGAGGGCTACAACACCGTGATTGATGAGGAGGGCAACAACGTCAGCGCCGGCGAGAAACAGCTCATCACCATCGCCCGTGCTTTCGTGGCGAACCCCTCGCTGCTGATCCTGGACGAGGCCACCAGTTCCGTGGACACCCGCACCGAACTCCTGGTGCAGAAGGCCATGGCCGCGTTGCGCTCGGACCGCACGAGCTTCGTCATCGCCCACCGGCTCTCCACCATCCGCGATGCCGATACCATCCTGGTCATGGAAAACGGACAAATCGTGGAACAGGGCAACCATCAGGTGCTGCTCGATGCCCGGGGCGCCTACCACCGCCTCTACATGTCACAGTTCGCGGGTGCAGATGCCGGAGAAGTACCGGTGGACGATTCGACGGCGGTGCGCAGCTGA
- the speB gene encoding agmatinase, translating to MEELRIEANGNLGPIDSSRIPRYAGAATYARLPRLDQVAKADVTVVGVPFDSGVSYRPGARFGANHVREASRLLRPYNPAWDVSPFENIQVADAGDMAVNPFHINEAIETIQQNALDLTAAGSKLLTLGGDHTIALPLLRAAAERAGGPIAMLHFDAHLDTWDTYFGAEYTHGTPFRRAVEEGILDTEAISHIGTRGPLYGKKDLDDDHRFGFGIVTSADVYYQGVLETVAKVRDRIGNRPLYISVDIDVLDPAHAPGTGTPEAGGITSRELLEIIRGFRGMNLVGADVVEVAPAYDHAEITGVAASHVAYELVTLMADNAVPGSRFGAETGYQAQALGQEARRPAGFAAATKE from the coding sequence TTGGAAGAGCTGCGCATTGAAGCCAACGGCAACCTTGGCCCCATCGATTCATCCCGGATTCCCCGCTATGCCGGAGCTGCCACCTATGCCCGTCTTCCCCGCCTGGACCAGGTGGCCAAGGCTGACGTGACCGTGGTGGGGGTGCCGTTCGATTCAGGTGTTTCCTACCGCCCCGGGGCCCGTTTCGGCGCCAACCATGTCCGCGAGGCCAGCCGGCTGCTGCGTCCCTACAATCCCGCCTGGGATGTCAGCCCGTTCGAGAACATCCAGGTGGCCGACGCCGGCGACATGGCCGTCAACCCGTTCCACATCAACGAAGCCATCGAAACCATCCAGCAGAACGCGCTGGACCTCACCGCCGCCGGGAGCAAGCTGCTGACCCTGGGCGGGGACCACACCATCGCGCTGCCGCTGCTGCGGGCCGCTGCCGAGCGCGCCGGCGGGCCCATCGCCATGCTCCACTTCGATGCCCACCTGGACACTTGGGACACCTACTTCGGCGCCGAATACACCCATGGCACGCCCTTCCGCCGCGCGGTGGAGGAAGGCATCCTGGACACCGAAGCCATTAGCCACATCGGCACCCGCGGCCCGCTCTACGGCAAGAAGGATCTCGACGACGACCACCGCTTTGGGTTCGGCATTGTCACTTCAGCGGACGTCTACTACCAGGGCGTGCTGGAAACCGTCGCCAAGGTCCGCGACCGGATCGGCAACCGCCCGCTCTACATCTCGGTGGACATTGACGTCCTGGATCCGGCACACGCACCGGGCACCGGCACGCCGGAAGCAGGCGGCATCACCAGCCGCGAACTCCTGGAGATCATCCGCGGCTTCCGCGGCATGAACCTGGTGGGGGCCGACGTCGTTGAAGTAGCGCCCGCCTACGACCATGCCGAAATTACCGGTGTTGCCGCCAGCCACGTGGCGTACGAACTGGTGACCCTCATGGCGGACAATGCCGTTCCCGGGAGCCGCTTCGGAGCCGAAACGGGCTACCAGGCGCAGGCCCTGGGCCAGGAGGCCCGCCGTCCCGCCGGTTTCGCCGCGGCCACCAAGGAGTAG
- a CDS encoding cupin domain-containing protein: protein MKALPVEPSNVPVAIGSRIRAARQSQRLTIEQVADATGLTKGFLSRVERDLTSPSVASLVTLCQVLSISIGDLFAAPETHLTKRNDGPRISLGGQGIVERLLTARSERRVQIIQAVIEPHGRGESELYAVDCDVDVLHVIKGSIKLILTNEEYDLSTGDTVTFPGREPHTWVNPTDKPVEVLWVLVPAASR, encoded by the coding sequence ATGAAGGCACTGCCAGTTGAGCCCAGTAACGTCCCTGTTGCCATCGGCTCAAGGATCCGGGCCGCCCGGCAGTCCCAGCGGCTCACCATCGAGCAGGTTGCCGATGCCACCGGCCTGACAAAGGGTTTCCTCAGCAGGGTGGAGCGGGACCTGACCTCACCGTCGGTGGCCTCACTGGTGACGCTCTGCCAGGTCCTGTCCATTTCCATTGGCGACCTTTTTGCGGCACCCGAGACCCACTTGACCAAGCGGAACGACGGCCCCCGGATTTCGCTCGGCGGCCAGGGCATCGTGGAGCGGCTCCTGACGGCGCGCTCGGAGCGCAGGGTCCAGATCATCCAGGCCGTGATCGAGCCGCACGGCCGCGGCGAGTCCGAGCTCTATGCGGTGGACTGCGACGTGGATGTGCTGCATGTGATCAAGGGGTCCATCAAGCTGATCCTCACCAACGAGGAATACGACCTGAGCACCGGCGACACCGTAACCTTTCCCGGCCGCGAACCCCATACCTGGGTCAACCCCACGGACAAGCCCGTAGAGGTGCTCTGGGTCCTGGTGCCCGCCGCCAGCCGCTGA